A stretch of Limanda limanda chromosome 7, fLimLim1.1, whole genome shotgun sequence DNA encodes these proteins:
- the nol9 gene encoding polynucleotide 5'-hydroxyl-kinase NOL9 encodes MKVKKTAQVQGHAKSQKWKDVRGKRSRTPVTSSQLSSSPVMARMVKEHKATVKKKPSVKRLQTKAKSVSDSKKNTPQPEPKKPYIQANGSAAFTMDNESDDSQEWKAYSQAAHGNGVGTAADTDDFRPGRLEGEALHYCAERDDQQNHAVLVMQMDQNLCFRGKCFLTCLYGRVEVMGFTIEEGQQSYPLFSPASHCPLTISAVESSANSRDHSTEASHILRKYLTTASLKKLLKSVTSRSSIILLEPMETPLTRFLSSFKELNELFSPPMSELVSAVLDTPLNGLGMIPLVSSVEGLKLSKSHRDALKSVVSACKGDMDGCAVILVCGTKNVGKSSFIRTLINTLLNHTTCVDYLEGDLGQTEFTPAGCLSLSVVSEPLLGPPFTHQRSPEHMIYYGQSSCESNLDRYLESLKSLWRRRPQSRETPVIINTMGWVKGFGFELLVDMIRFFPVSHVVQLGHGGSTQCPVLSPEFLRTAHGFQTHPPTQTALEEFTESHSPPRSYTHLIVQAEFQGVARQGTAKHQRSNEHRELSLLSYLSQLQSPDPGPVRPLHSLTPYQVPHSAVALGVIHCEVMPGHMFYAANASLVGLCCLAEKITSRGGPVLLSQAPICPCVGFGVLRGIDMARGLYLLLTPVDPSVLRKVNCLLLGAISLPFFVLTTQSDLEGEKPYVTADYSFDLTGAGKLRVFKGLTRPSQM; translated from the exons atgaaggtgaagaaaACAGCACAGGTCCAAGGCCACGCCAAGTCTCAGAAGTGGAAAGATGTGAGAGGTAAACGGAGCCGGACTCCCGTCACTTCCTCTCAGCTCAGCTCCTCTCCGGTCATGGCGAGGATGGTGAAGGAGCACAAGGCCACGGTGAAGAAGAAGCCCTCGGTCAAGAGGCTGCAGACTAAAGCCAAGTCTGTGTCTGACTCTAAGAAAAACACTCCACAGCCTGAACCCAAGAAACCCTACATCCAGGCGAACGGAAGTGCAGCCTTCACGATGGACAACGAGTCCGACGACTCACAGGAGTGGAAGGCGTATTCCCAGGCTGCTCACGGGAACGGCGTGGGGACGGCGGCGGACACGGACGACTTCCGACCGGGTCGACTGGAGGGAGAGGCTCTGCATTACTGTGCAGAGCGAGACGATCAGCAGAACCACGCTGTGCTCGTCATGCAGATGGATCAG AACCTGTGTTTCCGGGGGAAGTGTTTCCTGACCTGCCTGTACGGGCGAGTAGAAGTCATGGGCTTCACTATCGAGGAGGGCCAGCAGTCGTACCCGCTCTTCTCCCCCGCCTCACATTGTCCACTGACCATCAGTGCAGTGGAAAGCTCTGCTAACTCCAGAGATCACAGCACTGAGGCGTCACACATCCTCCGAAAGTATCTGACAACAG CGTCTCTGAAGAAGTTGCTGAAAAGCGTGACGTCCCGCTCGTCCATCATCCTGCTGGAGCCCATGGAGACGCCTCTGACCCGGTTTCTGTCGAGCTTCAAAGAGCTCAACGAGTTGTTCAGCCCCCCGATG AGTGAACTGGTGTCGGCCGTTCTGGACACTCCCCTCAATGGTTTGGGAATGATTCCTCTGGTGAGCAGCGTCGAGGGCCTGAAGTTATCAAAGAGCCACAGAGACGCTCTGAAGTCGGTGGTCAGCGCCTGCAAGG GGGACATGGATGGTTGTGCAGTTATCCTCGTATGTGGAACAAAGAATGTGGGCAAGTCCTCATTCATCCGCACCCTCATCAACACTTTACTGAATCA caccACGTGTGTAGATTATTTGGAAGGCGACCTGGGTCAAACAGAATTCACCCCCGCTGGTTGTCTGTCGTTGTCAGTTGTCAGCGAACCACTTCTAG GTCCGCCCTTCACTCACCAGCGCTCACCGGAGCACATGATCTACTACGGTCAGTCGTCCTGCGAGTCCAACCTGGACCGGTACCTGGAGTCCCTGAAGTCCCTGTGGCGCAGACGCCCCCAGAGCAGAGAGACCCCCGTCATCATCAACACCATGGgctgggtcaaag GATTCGGGTTCGAGCTGCTCGTGGACATGATCCGCTTCTTCCCGGTCTCGCACGTGGTCCAGCTCGGTCACGGCGGTTCGACCCAGTGTCCCGTCCTCAGTCCGGAGTTCCTGAGGACGGCACACGGCTTCCAGACGCACCCCCCGACCCAGACCGCCCTGGAGGAGTTCACAGAGAGCCACAGCCCCCCCCGAAGCTACACTCACCTCATTGTACAAGCAGAGTTTCAGGGGGTGGCGCGTCAGGGAACAGC GAAACACCAGCGCAGCAATGAGCACAGAGAGCTGTCCCTGCTGTCCTACCTGAGTCAGCTGCAGTCTCCTGATCCTGGACCAGTTCGGCCTCTACACAGCCTCACACCGTACCAG GTGCCGCACTCAGCCGTGGCTCTCGGTGTGATCCACTGCGAGGTGATGCCCGGTCACATGTTCTACGCGGCCAACGCCTCCCTGGTGGGACTCTGCTGTTTGGCGGAGAAGATCACGAGCAGAGGAGGTCCGGTGCTGTTGTCCCAGGCTCCCATCTGTCCCTGTGTGGGCTTTG GTGTGCTCCGAGGTATCGACATGGCCCGAGGTCTCTACCTCCTGCTGACGCCTGTAGATCCCTCCGTCCTCCGCAAGGTCAACTGTCTCCTGCTGGGAGCCATCTCGCTGCCTTTCTTCGTCCTCACAACTCAG tctgaCCTTGAGGGAGAGAAGCCGTACGTCACAGCGGACTACAGCTTCGATCTGACCGGGGCAGGAAAGCTGCGAGTCTTCAAGGGTCTGACGAGACCCAGTCAGATGTAA